In a genomic window of Dyadobacter fermentans DSM 18053:
- a CDS encoding FecR family protein: protein MSYYHYGLADFLEDRHFKSWVLTPDRESDDFWNNFLLQHPEKSEAIAGARSLLLGIQSQMEEDFPADDQVASMLEGIQSRRETTGGGQARRLWFRLGASLTAAAVVLVVIGWLRKPNRHDNHVSYSELLSAVEEPLIEQTNTTIAPILLTLPDSSTILLQPKSSVSYRRAFMDNALREVYLSGHAFFTVTKNRQRPFVVYSNELVTKVLGTSFMVKAFEDAKQVEVCVKTGKVSVFPRTDTEVCEGIATPELAGTIITPNQKVLFSRDQIQIRKELVESPEVLVSAVLPAPLQKFQDMPVAQLFSNIEETYGIDIVYDDRLFSQCLLTASFTNESLYEKMDLICKGIEADFQIVDGRMIISGHGCN from the coding sequence ATGAGTTACTATCATTACGGATTAGCTGATTTTCTGGAAGATCGACATTTCAAGTCCTGGGTGCTGACCCCGGACCGCGAATCCGATGATTTTTGGAACAACTTTTTATTGCAACACCCCGAAAAATCAGAAGCAATAGCAGGCGCAAGATCACTGCTCCTGGGCATACAATCGCAGATGGAAGAGGATTTCCCGGCAGACGACCAGGTGGCATCCATGTTGGAAGGAATCCAGAGCCGGCGGGAAACGACGGGCGGCGGGCAGGCGAGGAGGTTATGGTTCAGGCTGGGCGCTTCACTCACGGCCGCTGCGGTGGTGCTGGTAGTGATCGGCTGGCTGCGGAAACCCAACCGTCACGACAACCATGTGAGTTATTCAGAACTGTTGTCGGCCGTGGAAGAGCCACTAATCGAGCAAACGAACACGACCATCGCACCGATTCTGCTCACATTGCCCGATAGCAGCACGATATTGTTGCAGCCTAAAAGCAGCGTAAGTTATCGCAGGGCATTCATGGACAATGCATTGCGCGAAGTGTACCTGTCGGGACATGCGTTTTTTACAGTAACCAAAAACCGCCAGCGTCCGTTTGTGGTGTATTCCAATGAGTTGGTCACCAAGGTGTTGGGTACGAGCTTTATGGTAAAGGCGTTCGAGGATGCGAAACAGGTGGAAGTGTGCGTCAAGACCGGCAAAGTATCGGTTTTTCCCCGCACCGACACCGAAGTGTGCGAGGGTATAGCCACCCCGGAACTCGCGGGAACGATCATCACCCCGAACCAAAAAGTGCTTTTTTCGAGAGATCAGATACAAATCCGCAAAGAATTGGTGGAATCACCGGAAGTTCTTGTGTCGGCGGTGTTACCAGCACCGTTGCAGAAATTCCAGGATATGCCGGTGGCGCAGCTGTTCAGCAACATCGAGGAAACGTACGGGATCGACATCGTATATGACGACCGTTTATTCAGCCAATGCCTGCTCACTGCCTCTTTCACAAACGAAAGTCTCTATGAAAAGATGGACCTCATTTGCAAAGGCATCGAGGCCGATTTTCAGATAGTGGACGGCCGGATGATCATCTCGGGTCACGGATGTAATTGA
- a CDS encoding RNA polymerase sigma factor encodes MASTFTDNDDKVLWQRFRQGDEEAFTALYQRYVRVLYSYGKKLATEDAVIEDLVQDLFIDLWQSRSRLADAESPRFYLFRSLRRRIHKAGNGRFNERWEYIDEGFHPVELSKESEIIESEQFQKQKDELDAWLKSLPGRQYEVLMLRYYQDFSYSQISEMLTINEQSVRNLVQRAVSKLRQLTISAAISGLFIFLLK; translated from the coding sequence TTGGCTTCAACTTTTACTGATAACGACGATAAAGTCCTCTGGCAACGCTTTCGCCAGGGTGATGAAGAGGCATTTACGGCACTCTACCAGCGGTATGTACGGGTGCTGTATAGTTATGGAAAGAAACTCGCTACCGAAGATGCGGTGATCGAGGACCTCGTTCAGGATTTGTTTATCGATCTCTGGCAAAGCCGCTCCCGCCTGGCCGACGCCGAATCTCCCCGTTTTTACCTATTCCGCTCGCTTCGCAGGCGCATTCATAAGGCTGGCAACGGCCGTTTCAATGAGCGCTGGGAATACATCGACGAAGGCTTCCACCCGGTGGAACTTTCGAAGGAAAGCGAGATCATCGAATCGGAGCAGTTCCAGAAGCAAAAGGATGAGCTCGATGCCTGGCTCAAAAGCCTGCCCGGCCGGCAATATGAGGTGCTCATGCTGCGCTACTACCAGGATTTCAGCTACTCACAAATTTCCGAAATGCTCACGATCAATGAGCAATCGGTGCGCAACCTTGTGCAGCGGGCAGTAAGCAAGCTGCGCCAACTCACCATTTCAGCCGCCATTTCCGGCCTTTTCATTTTTCTTCTAAAATAA
- a CDS encoding sensor histidine kinase produces the protein MTDPREQTALEFLAGGGEMGRRIREFDWSATELGSPGGWPQSLRTCIRIMLSSKQPIWIGWGPNLLKFYNDAYIDIVRGKHPHALGDPASVVWKDIWKEIEPMLSRAMQRDEGTYVESRLLIMVRSGFPEETYYTFSYTPVLGDDGRPAGIICYNTADTERILSERALKTMQQLDTLGERKREGEVFAQVGRALSANVLDFPFAVLYKISEDGERADLVATSGVEGTDSRLDAQIRLSEDAGRYVHFARAVEDNKATEALNRGQWEDLARGGWDVAPKYVAYLPIQSASRKYPLALLAVGLNPYRKLDEAYRNFLQQIADRIALGLGNVMAYEEEQRRLRALEELDKAKTLFFTNISHEFRTPLMLMLGPLEELLRLNAPEWSEAEKAKVEVTHRNALRLLKLVNTLLDFSRMEGGRGHARFVRTDLAAYTQNLASNFRSVIEKAGMQFEVKVAGDECDAYVDRPMWEKVVFNLLSNAFKYTLEGTITLELSAEEKAVRLAVSDTGVGIPAHELPHVFERFHRVQNSAGRTYEGTGIGLSLIRELVHLHGGDIGVESMEGKGSRFTVTVPLGNKHLDASQVFETDPEMAEAISDFYIKEAETLLAAGQFAARSDKSCDNGGKNCVLIADDNADMRQHIQSLLGSEYDTLTASNGVEALEIIRRHRPALVLSDVMMPEMDGIALLKAVKNDPVIAQTPIILITARAGEESRIEGIEIGADDYIVKPFSSRELIVRAQAQMRMSSARSKIEASEKQFRTLTETLPQLVWMTDEKGHVLFASGRWMEYSGVAPTDEHSWRQIVHPDDLEAISESWAYSLATGAGYKAEVRLRSKTGEYRWHSGIGEPIRDEMGSIINWIGAFSDSHDQRIFTEELERKVDQRTQDLLHANKELESFNYVASHDLQEPLRKIQTFIHLIERNDFDSDLSKGYFKKIYLASQRMGELIQSVLSYSRLSENGENLQLVDLNKVIDDIRVDFELAIEEKQAAVVCENLPVLRANVLQMNQLFSNLISNSLKFSNGKPEIRITGRREAGRDIPLAGTGPREGDYYHITIRDNGIGFEPEFSEKIFALFQRLHRRQEYAGTGIGLSIVKKIIEQHNGYVSAESHPGEGAVFHLWLPA, from the coding sequence ATGACCGACCCGAGGGAACAAACCGCATTGGAATTTCTGGCGGGTGGTGGTGAAATGGGACGGCGCATACGGGAATTCGATTGGTCGGCTACTGAACTGGGGAGTCCGGGCGGCTGGCCGCAGAGCCTGAGAACGTGTATCCGCATCATGCTCAGCTCTAAACAGCCCATCTGGATAGGATGGGGGCCCAATTTGCTGAAATTTTACAACGACGCTTACATTGATATAGTCCGGGGAAAGCATCCGCACGCACTCGGTGACCCGGCATCGGTGGTGTGGAAAGACATCTGGAAAGAGATAGAACCGATGTTGTCGCGGGCAATGCAGCGCGATGAGGGCACTTATGTGGAATCCCGGCTGCTGATCATGGTCCGAAGCGGTTTTCCCGAGGAAACTTATTATACATTCTCCTACACACCCGTGCTGGGCGACGACGGCCGCCCAGCCGGCATCATTTGCTACAACACCGCCGATACCGAACGCATTCTCAGCGAGCGCGCGCTCAAAACCATGCAGCAGCTCGATACGCTGGGCGAAAGGAAGCGCGAAGGGGAGGTTTTCGCCCAGGTAGGCCGGGCATTGTCGGCCAACGTGCTGGACTTTCCTTTTGCAGTATTGTATAAAATCTCCGAGGACGGCGAGCGCGCCGATCTCGTGGCCACTTCGGGCGTGGAGGGAACGGACAGCCGGCTCGACGCGCAAATCCGGCTATCGGAAGATGCCGGGCGCTATGTGCATTTCGCCCGCGCCGTGGAGGATAACAAAGCCACCGAAGCCCTCAACCGCGGACAATGGGAGGATCTTGCAAGGGGCGGCTGGGATGTAGCGCCGAAGTATGTGGCTTACCTGCCCATCCAGTCGGCTAGCCGCAAGTATCCGCTGGCATTGCTCGCGGTGGGATTGAACCCCTACCGAAAGCTGGATGAGGCCTACCGGAACTTCCTGCAACAGATCGCCGACCGCATTGCGCTGGGCCTCGGCAATGTGATGGCCTACGAAGAAGAACAGCGGCGGCTGCGTGCGCTGGAAGAGCTGGACAAGGCCAAGACCTTGTTTTTTACCAATATCAGCCACGAGTTCCGCACGCCGCTCATGCTCATGCTCGGTCCGCTTGAAGAATTGCTCCGCCTCAATGCGCCCGAATGGTCGGAAGCGGAAAAAGCCAAAGTGGAAGTGACCCACCGCAATGCGCTGCGTTTGCTGAAACTCGTGAATACGCTCCTGGATTTCAGCAGAATGGAAGGCGGCCGCGGCCACGCACGGTTTGTGCGGACGGACCTGGCGGCTTACACCCAAAACCTGGCTTCCAATTTCCGTTCGGTGATCGAAAAGGCGGGTATGCAGTTCGAGGTGAAGGTGGCCGGGGATGAATGCGATGCGTACGTAGACCGGCCGATGTGGGAGAAAGTGGTTTTCAATCTTTTGTCCAATGCATTCAAATATACCCTGGAAGGCACGATCACACTGGAACTGAGCGCGGAGGAGAAGGCCGTACGGCTGGCGGTAAGCGATACGGGCGTGGGCATTCCCGCGCATGAGCTTCCGCATGTGTTCGAGCGTTTTCACCGCGTGCAAAACTCGGCCGGGCGTACCTACGAAGGCACCGGCATAGGCTTGTCGCTGATCCGGGAACTGGTGCATTTGCACGGAGGCGACATTGGCGTGGAGAGCATGGAGGGCAAAGGCAGTCGCTTCACAGTAACCGTGCCGCTTGGCAACAAGCACCTGGACGCGTCGCAAGTGTTCGAAACAGACCCGGAAATGGCCGAGGCGATCTCCGATTTTTATATCAAAGAAGCTGAAACGCTGCTGGCTGCGGGGCAATTTGCCGCCCGAAGCGACAAGTCGTGCGACAATGGCGGCAAAAATTGCGTCCTGATTGCCGACGACAATGCCGACATGCGCCAGCACATCCAGTCGCTCTTGGGCAGCGAATACGATACCTTAACCGCTTCCAATGGCGTGGAAGCCCTCGAAATCATCCGGCGGCACCGGCCGGCGCTCGTGTTGAGCGATGTGATGATGCCCGAAATGGACGGAATTGCATTGTTAAAGGCCGTGAAAAATGATCCGGTGATCGCCCAAACGCCCATTATCCTGATCACCGCCCGGGCAGGAGAGGAGTCGAGGATCGAGGGGATCGAGATCGGTGCGGATGATTACATTGTAAAGCCGTTTTCGAGCAGGGAGCTCATCGTGCGGGCGCAGGCGCAAATGCGCATGTCGAGCGCGCGGAGCAAGATCGAAGCGAGCGAAAAGCAGTTCAGGACGCTCACGGAAACATTACCCCAGCTGGTGTGGATGACCGACGAAAAAGGCCATGTGCTTTTCGCTTCGGGGCGATGGATGGAATATTCGGGTGTGGCGCCGACAGACGAGCATTCCTGGCGGCAGATCGTCCACCCGGACGACCTTGAAGCCATTTCAGAAAGCTGGGCATACAGCCTGGCAACAGGCGCAGGCTACAAGGCGGAAGTGCGCCTGCGAAGCAAAACCGGCGAATACCGCTGGCATTCCGGCATCGGAGAGCCCATTCGCGACGAAATGGGCAGCATTATCAACTGGATCGGCGCGTTTTCCGATTCGCACGACCAGCGCATTTTCACGGAGGAACTCGAACGAAAAGTGGACCAGCGGACACAAGACCTGCTCCATGCCAACAAAGAACTGGAATCGTTCAACTACGTGGCCAGCCACGACCTTCAGGAGCCGCTGCGCAAGATCCAGACATTCATTCACCTCATCGAACGCAACGATTTCGATAGCGACCTTTCGAAGGGTTATTTCAAGAAAATTTACCTCGCATCGCAGCGTATGGGCGAGCTGATCCAGTCGGTACTGTCGTACAGCCGTCTTTCCGAAAATGGCGAAAACTTGCAACTGGTGGATTTGAACAAGGTCATCGACGACATTCGCGTGGATTTCGAGCTGGCGATCGAGGAAAAGCAGGCGGCGGTGGTGTGCGAAAACCTGCCCGTGCTCCGCGCCAATGTGCTGCAAATGAACCAGCTGTTTTCCAATCTTATCAGCAACTCGCTCAAATTCTCGAACGGAAAGCCCGAAATCCGGATCACCGGCCGCCGCGAGGCCGGACGGGACATCCCGCTTGCCGGTACCGGGCCGCGCGAAGGCGACTATTACCACATCACGATCCGGGACAACGGGATCGGCTTCGAGCCGGAGTTTAGTGAGAAGATATTCGCGCTGTTTCAGCGGCTACACCGCAGGCAGGAATATGCCGGAACGGGAATCGGGCTGAGCATTGTCAAGAAAATCATTGAGCAGCACAATGGCTACGTTTCTGCCGAATCACACCCAGGCGAAGGGGCTGTTTTTCACCTGTGGTTGCCCGCGTAA
- a CDS encoding response regulator — protein sequence MKTPGNISILLVDDDIDDQEIFLLTIQDTGTNVACDFACDGIQALQKLGEPAYKPNLIFIDINMPKMNGMELLAELKQNPRLDGTPIYMYSTSDQREIVTRCMELGASGFMKKSPDIEELRRDFINVIDKRTAI from the coding sequence ATGAAGACACCCGGAAATATTTCGATTCTCCTGGTAGATGATGATATCGACGACCAGGAAATTTTCCTCCTCACAATTCAGGACACAGGCACGAATGTAGCCTGCGATTTCGCATGCGATGGCATCCAGGCGCTCCAAAAGCTGGGCGAGCCTGCCTACAAGCCCAATCTGATTTTTATAGATATCAACATGCCTAAAATGAACGGCATGGAACTGCTCGCCGAATTGAAACAAAACCCACGGCTGGACGGAACGCCGATCTATATGTATTCGACGTCGGACCAGCGGGAGATCGTGACGCGGTGCATGGAGCTGGGGGCATCGGGGTTTATGAAGAAGAGTCCGGATATTGAAGAGCTCAGAAGAGATTTTATAAATGTGATCGATAAAAGGACTGCCATATGA